In Calditrichota bacterium, the DNA window CACCACATCAAAAATGTCGGGGAAGGCCTTTGTGGATGGCGATCTGGTGGCGCAGGCCGAGTTACTGGCCATGGTGGTTGACCGGGAGGAAGCAAAGGTTCGGTAAGAGCGGTATCTCAATTAAAAAGGTTTAATCGTGATTCAGATAGATGAAAAGGCGGTTGTCAGCCCCAAGGCAGAACTGGCTGATAACGTGCGGATTGGTCCGTTTGCCGTGGTGGAAGAGAACGTGCAAATCGGGGAAAATTCGGTCATTGCCCCCGGGGCTCATCTTGCACCCGGCACACGAATCGGAAAAAATGTGCGCGTGTTTACAGGGGCTGTGCTGGGAACGGTTCCGCAGGATTTAAAATTTGGCGGTGAAGAGACCACTCTGGAAATCGGTGACGGAACAACCATCCGTGAATACGCCACCATGAACCGGGGAACCCACGAAAGCTGGGTGACCCGTGTGGGAAAAGATTGTCTCATTATGGCCTACACCCATGTGGCCCACGACTGCCATATCGGGGATCACGTGATTCTGGCCAATGCCGTGAATCTGGCCGGACATGTGACGATCGAGGATTGGGCCGCGCTGGGCGGAATGGTTCCGGTGCACCAGTTCGTCCGGATTGGAGCCCATGCTTTTGTGGGCGGCGGTTACCGGGTGGTAAAGGATGTTCCTCCCTTTGTACTGGTGATGGGAGAACCCCTCCAGTACGCCGGGATTAATCTGGTGGGCCTGCGCCGCCGGGGATTCTCGCAGGAACAGCTGGCCGCCATAAAACGGACGTACCGTATTCTCTACCAGTCCAAACTCAATGTTTCGCAGGCGCTCGATCAGATCAAGGCCGAAATCAAGCCGACGGAAGAAATCCTGCAAATTATTCGTTTTGTTGAAAAAAGCGAAAGAGGAATCGTCCGCTAAGTGATGGAAACGTGGCGCTTACTGGTTCAACCGAACCGGCCGGGCGACTGGCACATGGCGGCAGATTCCGTTATTGCAGCGGCCATCGGGCAGGGGAAAGTGCCTTCCACCGTGCGTCTGTACACCTGGCTGCCGGACACCATTTCTCTGGGGTACCACCAGAGTGAAGAGGAGATCAATCTGGAGGCCTGTCGCAGGGATGGGGTGGCGGTTGTCCGAAGGCCGACGGGCGGAAGGGCCATTTACCACAGGGACGAAATAACGTACGCGGCCCTGTTCCCTTCAACCAGCCGCCTGTACGATTCCCGGTTACTGACCTGTTATGCCAATGTGTCCCGGGTGTTGAAAACGGCCCTTGAGCGATTTTCAATTCGTTTGGACCCTTTCGAAGCGGTTTCATCGTCCGCCGCGTATGCCGGATCGCCTGTTTGCTTTGCCCGGGCATTGAGCTACGAACTGACGATTGGCGGAAGAAAAATGGTGGGATCGGCCCAGCGGCGCTGGCCGGATCGGGTTTTGCAGCACGGCTCGATTTTACTGGGGGAGTCTCATCAGAAGCTGGCCGATTACCTGAATCTTCCGGCAGAAAAACGGGCGGAGGAAAAACGCAACCTGCTGGAAGGGACGATTTGCGTCAGGGACGTTTCTCCTCGGTCAATTTCGTTGACTGAATTTGCCGAAGCCCTTCAGGAAAGCTTCCTTCGGCTTTTTGAAATAAAACTGGTTCCCGGCACGCTGACATCCGAAGAGCTAAGCGAGATTGAAGCCATCCGGGGAGAATTTCGAATTGTGTAAACGATGAAAATACTTTCGATTTTAGGTTCCTCCGGTTCCATTGGCCGGAACACACTGGATGTCGTGGCTCGTTTTCCCGGTGAGTTCCGGGTATCGTGCCTGACGGTTCACACACAGGTGTCTGTGTTGTTGCAGCAGGTCAAGGCCTTTCATCCGGCACGCGTGGTGGTAACCGAACCCGGTGAACAGTCTGCCGTTTTGAAGGAAATTGAATCGCTGGGAACAGAGGTCTGGACGGGCGAAGAGGCCCTTACGCGCTGTCTGGAAGAGGATGCCTCCACTCTGGTGGTGAATGCCCTTGTCGGCGCAGTGGGATTGAAACCCACGCTGAAAGCCATTGAAAAGGGAAAGCAGCTGGCTCTGGCCAACAAGGAAACGCTTGTGATGGCCGGGGAAATCGTAACCCGGGAAGCGCGGAAAAACAATGTAGCGATTTTGCCTGTTGATAGCGAACACAGTGCCATATTTCAATGTCTCGTCGGTGAGGATCGGCAGACGGTAGAAAAGATCATTCTGACCGGTTCGGGAGGGCCCTTTCTGGGACGGGCCAAAGAGGATTTGGAGCAGGTTACGGTAGAACAGGCCCTGGCGCACCCCAAGTGGTCGATGGGCAAAAAGATCACAATCGATTCGGCCACGCTCATGAACAAGGGGTTAGAGGTTATTGAAGCGCGGTGGCTGTTTGGCATTCCCCTTGAAAAAATTGACGTGGTTATTCATCCACAATCCATCATCCATTCAATGGTTGCCTTTGTGGATGGTTCGGTTAAGGCCCAGCTCGGGGTTCCCGATATGCGGCTGCCCATCCAATATGCGTTGTTTTATCCGGAAAGGCGTCCCTCCGGTTTCGAACGGGTGGATTTTGCAAAGATTCGGGAACTGACGTTTTTTAAGCCGGACCCGGGCACCTTTCCCAATCTGCGGCTGGCCATGGAGGCCCTTCGGGAGGGGGGAACACTCCCTGCCGTGCTGAACGGGGCCAATGAAGAGGCGGTGCATCAATTCCTGAATAAAAGAATTTCGTTTACGGAGATTCCTCGTCTGATTGAGCAGGCGCTGTCGGCGCATCACCGGGTGTCTTCTCCAACCATTCAGGATATTTTGCAGGCCGATGCCTGGAGCCGCGATTTTGTGAAAGAACACGCAGCGCGCTAAGGTGCAAATCATAAGCCGTTTTTGCGAATGAGATGGCGTTGAAAAGGTCCCGACCGGCTAGCAATCTTTGTCCAATTTAAGCGTGAGATTGCTTTGCCCGCCAAGGCAGGCTCGCAATGGCATGGCTTTTTTTGCAATTTTCCGAATCGGGGGTGAACTAAAAGGAATGTGACTGAAACAGGAAAGATGAAAAGGACCAAAATATGACGACGGCATTAGCGACAATTTTTGTTTTGGGGGTTTTGGTATTTCTCCATGAATTCGGGCATTTTATCGTTGCCAAATTGGTTGGCATTCGTGTGGAACGGTTTTCCATTGGATTTCCTCCCCGGTTGTTCGGTAAGAAAATCGGGGAAACCGACTATTGTGTTTCCCTGATTCCTCTGGGCGGCTACGTGAAAATGGCGGGCATGGTGGACGAAAGCATGGACACGGAAATTAAGGGAGAACCGTGGGAATTCCAGTCGAAATCGTTTTGGGAAAAATTTTCGGTGATCCTTGCAGGGCCCCTGATGAACGTCCTGATTGCGATTGTTGTTTTCGCCGGACTGACGCTGTCTCTTGGCGTGGGCGTGGTCAAGGATGCCACCATCGCGCAGGTGAGTCCCGGAATGCCTGCGGCTGCAGCGGGAATTCAGCCGGGGGACAGGATTGTGGCCATTAACGGACAAGAGGTGTCGTCGTGGGATGAGATGACGAAAATTATTCACAGCCATGCTGACAAGGACCTTGAAGTGGAATGGATTCATAACGGCGAACACAAAAAGGCCGTTATTCATGCCCGTGCCGAGAATGTGCCCATTGACGGGAAGATCGAAAGAGTGGGGCTCATTGGCATCAGTCCGAAGCTGTACATGGAAAAGGTCGGCCCGTTAAAAGCCATTGGCGCGGGGTTTGTGCGAACCTGGGACCTGACTAAATTGGTGGGGTACTCCATCTGGATGCTGGCCACCGGAAAGGCGTCTTTGCGGAATCTCGGCGGTCCGATCATTATTGCAAAAATGGCCGGGGAAAGTGCCAAATCCGGATTTTCCACCCTGCTTGCTTTTATGGCCTTTATCAGCCTGAATCTGGCCATTTTGAATGTTCTCCCCATTCCGGGGCTGGACGGCGGCCATTTAATCTTTATTGTTCTGGAAGCTATCATGGGACGGCCGGTTCCGACCAAAACCAAATTGGTTATTCAGCAGGTGGGGATGTTTATCCTGCTCGCGCTGATTGTGCTGGTCATCTTCAACGATCTTCACAATCTTCACACGATAAAATAGGGTGGGTGTGTCCACCCGATCCGTTTTTTTTCAGGGGACGAAATCCAGGGGGGAAGGCTTTTTAAAACAGGCTTAA includes these proteins:
- the rseP gene encoding RIP metalloprotease RseP, which gives rise to MTTALATIFVLGVLVFLHEFGHFIVAKLVGIRVERFSIGFPPRLFGKKIGETDYCVSLIPLGGYVKMAGMVDESMDTEIKGEPWEFQSKSFWEKFSVILAGPLMNVLIAIVVFAGLTLSLGVGVVKDATIAQVSPGMPAAAAGIQPGDRIVAINGQEVSSWDEMTKIIHSHADKDLEVEWIHNGEHKKAVIHARAENVPIDGKIERVGLIGISPKLYMEKVGPLKAIGAGFVRTWDLTKLVGYSIWMLATGKASLRNLGGPIIIAKMAGESAKSGFSTLLAFMAFISLNLAILNVLPIPGLDGGHLIFIVLEAIMGRPVPTKTKLVIQQVGMFILLALIVLVIFNDLHNLHTIK
- a CDS encoding 1-deoxy-D-xylulose-5-phosphate reductoisomerase; translated protein: MKILSILGSSGSIGRNTLDVVARFPGEFRVSCLTVHTQVSVLLQQVKAFHPARVVVTEPGEQSAVLKEIESLGTEVWTGEEALTRCLEEDASTLVVNALVGAVGLKPTLKAIEKGKQLALANKETLVMAGEIVTREARKNNVAILPVDSEHSAIFQCLVGEDRQTVEKIILTGSGGPFLGRAKEDLEQVTVEQALAHPKWSMGKKITIDSATLMNKGLEVIEARWLFGIPLEKIDVVIHPQSIIHSMVAFVDGSVKAQLGVPDMRLPIQYALFYPERRPSGFERVDFAKIRELTFFKPDPGTFPNLRLAMEALREGGTLPAVLNGANEEAVHQFLNKRISFTEIPRLIEQALSAHHRVSSPTIQDILQADAWSRDFVKEHAAR
- a CDS encoding lipoate--protein ligase family protein codes for the protein METWRLLVQPNRPGDWHMAADSVIAAAIGQGKVPSTVRLYTWLPDTISLGYHQSEEEINLEACRRDGVAVVRRPTGGRAIYHRDEITYAALFPSTSRLYDSRLLTCYANVSRVLKTALERFSIRLDPFEAVSSSAAYAGSPVCFARALSYELTIGGRKMVGSAQRRWPDRVLQHGSILLGESHQKLADYLNLPAEKRAEEKRNLLEGTICVRDVSPRSISLTEFAEALQESFLRLFEIKLVPGTLTSEELSEIEAIRGEFRIV
- the lpxA gene encoding acyl-ACP--UDP-N-acetylglucosamine O-acyltransferase gives rise to the protein MIQIDEKAVVSPKAELADNVRIGPFAVVEENVQIGENSVIAPGAHLAPGTRIGKNVRVFTGAVLGTVPQDLKFGGEETTLEIGDGTTIREYATMNRGTHESWVTRVGKDCLIMAYTHVAHDCHIGDHVILANAVNLAGHVTIEDWAALGGMVPVHQFVRIGAHAFVGGGYRVVKDVPPFVLVMGEPLQYAGINLVGLRRRGFSQEQLAAIKRTYRILYQSKLNVSQALDQIKAEIKPTEEILQIIRFVEKSERGIVR